The window CATTCACCTATGGACCCACTAGAATTGAATGATATCAAATGTTTTCCAACTGCTTCGTAAGTACATTTCTAAAGTGATAATAGCTAGCATGCCGAAAGCAATTACCACTATGAGTCTGGCATGATTCATGAGAAAGAGAAGGTAGAGCCTGTGATTACAACACAAGCTTGATAGCATACCAAAAAGCTGCCTGGAGGGTCCTTAACTGTGATCCAGTCTTTTATTTCTAGGGAAGGGAAGGAGTGGTTGGGGATGAAATGAGAAGTTGCCAAGGATAGATTCAGTGGAACATGTAATATTCCCCCAATCCCATGTTCTTAACTATGGTATACAGGACAGATTTGAAAACTTGGAAGCGAAAAATCGTGAATAAGCCCATAACTCATGACACCAAGAGTGTTCTTGCCAACACATTCCAAGATAATGCAGGACTGGATTTATTTATAGTGAATTTGTCAATCCAGAGAAACTGGTGCCAACAAATTTCTGGCCATTTCCACTGTAGACAATTTCCCCTTATCTTCGTTCTTATCCATACTGTTCTGGTAGAAGTTAAAGACATGATCATTCTAGAAACAGACTCCTGATAATGTAGTATCATATTGCTTCAGGATGCAGAAAATTTAAAGGAGTCACTGCCAGAAAACCAGGCAGTTCTGTTAGGATTTAGGTGGGAAAAAGAATCATTTTCAGTAGACTTGACtgaggatgatgatgatcACAATGGATTGGATTAACATGTGATAGAATGACTGTGATGCTCTTACAATAATCTAAATTGGTCTGCCTTTGAACAACAGGAATAACACAACAATATCATCAACGAAGGAAGTAAATTATCTGCTAGTATAACAACTGCGGTTCCATGGTTCTTGACATGACTAATATACAATCTGATAAACTGCTACATTATCATGATTTGCAGGTTAGACTAAACCgataaaagaaaactattCTGATGACATGATCATTCTGGAATTGAATAGAAAACTTTCCTTTATTTCTATAAGAATGAATCAGAAACACTTAAACGGGGATGGGAGAGGAACAAGGACACCCTAGCTTTTCTTTAAAGTGCCCTAAATATGCTGTAAGGCAGATCTCTTTCCTTGCCAAAGGTTTTCCAATGCAAGTGATCAAATAAATGATAAACTATAACCCAATTGATACAAGTTTTCATAGATGAATTGAAAACCAAACCATGGACTAATACATGGGTTGCTGGTGTAGTTGTCGTGAACTCCACGTACTCATCATATGGGAACTGGGGAAAATCACTGTTGGTAACCTCTTACTTTCCTCCAAATGAGGAAAATCAATCATGTAGTGAAGCCCGCGGCTCTCATGCCTAGCAAGGGCACTGCTTACCACTAGCTTTGCACAACAAAAGAGGTTCCTCATTTCACAAGCATCAAGTGCCACCATTGTCTGCTGCCACCCATGCTCAAATAAGTATGTCTCCCATTTAGCCTCCAACTCACCAATTTTTTGCTCTGCCTCTTGTAGTCTTGTTGTTGATCGAACAATCCCAACGTACTTCCACATGACTGATTGTAGTTCTTTCCTCACTTCCTTTGTTGTCCTTAATATTTTGTGCATTACATCACTCCCGAGTGATTTGGGGACAACAGGCTGGGTCCACAAATTAGAAGCACTAAGATCAAGACTAGAACTCTTCATGTGATCAATTGAGGGCTGGACAGCTCTTCGTGCAAAAACTAAAGCCTCAAGCAATGAGTTGCTAGCGAGTCTATTTGCTCCATGCAAACCTGTGCATGCAACCTCACCTGCTACATACAAACCATGCACATTTGTCTCTCCCTGGAGCCCAGCGCGGACTCCTCCACACATGTAATGGGCAGCAGGAACCACAGGAATTGGCTGCTGAGTGATGTCTAGGCCATGCTGGAGGCACTCAGCAGCAATGTTAGGGAAGTGGGAGAGAATCTTTTCTCTTGGTTTATGACTTATATCCAGCAGCACATACTTCTCATTGCGCTTCTTAAGTTGATCATCAATACTTCTTGCAACCACATCCCTTGGAGCAAGCTCAGCTCTCTCATCATAGAAGGGCATAAACCGCTCCATACTTAAATTGAAGAGGATGCCTCCATCACCTCTTACAGCTTCGGTGACAAGAAATGCATTTTCTCGAGTTTTCTTTGGCTTGATAGGAAGGCCTTCATCAGCCAAGGCTGTTGGATGAAACTGCACAAATCTGAGAAGAAATAATTCCATACAAACAGTCAAAAACGCCAACAACCCAAATCTATCTGCACATCCTAAACCAAAAGATGATCACgttcaatataaataatcaaaatgattCCACTTCCTTGTCATCTAGAGTCCTCCATGATTTTACATAATTATAGATATCAGAAACAATAGTACAACAATGTTCCTTTTAATAATAAGTCATGTTTCACAAATTACAAAGAGTACTAATGAAGATGTATTATTGTTACTCACTCCATGTTGGAAATCACCGCTTGAGCTCGATGGGCCATAGCCATCCCATCTCCAGTCGCCACCTATAAGAACAAGTGAAGAATTTGAACTACTCAGATGGTGCACTGCACTCATAACCAACAAGCTGAATCGCTTATAAATAaccagagaaaaaaaaatagtactAAATGATTCGTGAATGAATATACAcatgagaaaaaagaaaagagaacacAAGGGAAACAATGAAATGCAGCAAAAACTCAAAATGAAGAAGTACCGGGGGATTTGTGGTTGATGGATAGATATGCCCTGCACCACCTGATGCCAATAATGTTACCTTTG is drawn from Theobroma cacao cultivar B97-61/B2 chromosome 4, Criollo_cocoa_genome_V2, whole genome shotgun sequence and contains these coding sequences:
- the LOC18600759 gene encoding L-aspartate oxidase, chloroplastic; translated protein: MAASVAYVGGQLQYGMNFYWGQGYRQALWVPGVTINGCLQRELSWSRGVSKFLQIHRCNFSHYPVRENWKSFRTVTTSAYLKDGSTKYFDFAVIGSGVAGLRYALEVAKHGTVAVITKAEPHESNTNYAQGGVSAVLCPSDSVESHMQDTIVAGAYLCDEETVKVVCTEGPDRIRELIAMGASFDHGEDGNLHLAREGGHSHHRIVHAADMTGREIERALLEAVINDPNIVVFKHHFAIDLLTSQYGSDTVCHGVDALNTETQEVVRFVSKVTLLASGGAGHIYPSTTNPPVATGDGMAMAHRAQAVISNMEFVQFHPTALADEGLPIKPKKTRENAFLVTEAVRGDGGILFNLSMERFMPFYDERAELAPRDVVARSIDDQLKKRNEKYVLLDISHKPREKILSHFPNIAAECLQHGLDITQQPIPVVPAAHYMCGGVRAGLQGETNVHGLYVAGEVACTGLHGANRLASNSLLEALVFARRAVQPSIDHMKSSSLDLSASNLWTQPVVPKSLGSDVMHKILRTTKEVRKELQSVMWKYVGIVRSTTRLQEAEQKIGELEAKWETYLFEHGWQQTMVALDACEMRNLFCCAKLVVSSALARHESRGLHYMIDFPHLEESKRLPTVIFPSSHMMSTWSSRQLHQQPMY